The region GCGCGCGTTCGCCCGCGCGCTGGCCAACGAGGTGCCCCGGGAGTACGTGCTGGGCCTGGACATGGGGCTGACCGAGCGGGACGCGGCCGTGGTGCAGGACGAGCTGGGCGACCGGGGCGCGATGATGGGCGCGCCGGCCGCGCTGGGCGGGCTGCCCTACGACGAGCTGGGCGTGACCGGGTTCGGGGTCGCCGAGGTGGCCGACGAGCTGATGCCGTTGCGCGGCAGGCGGGTCGCCGTGCAGGGGTTCGGCGCGGTGGGCGCGGCGGCCGTGCGGCGGTTCGCCGAGCTGGGCGCGCAGGTCGTGGCGGTGTCGTCGGTGCGCGGCGCGCTGCTCGACCCGGACGGGCTGGACGTGCCGAAGCTGTTGGCGCTGCGGGCTTCGCACGGCGACGACGCGGTGGTCGAGTACGGGCCGGTGCGACCGCTGGGCGCGGAACTGCTGGCACCGTGCGACATCCTGGTGCCGGCGGCGACGCAGGACGTGCTCGACGCCGACCTGGCCGGGCGGTTGGACGCGGAGCTGGTGGTGGAGGGCGCGAACCTGCCGACCAGCGCCGGGGCGCAGGAGGTGTTGGCGGCGCGCGGGATCACCGTCGTGCCGGACTTCATCGCGAACGCGGGCGGGGTGGTCGCGGCGGCGTACGGGATGGACGCGCGCTACTCGCCGTTCCCGGTGGAGCCCTCGGTGGTGCTGGAGGCGGTGTCGCGCAAGCTGCGCGCGAACGCCGCGTTCATCGTCGCGGAGAGCGCCGAGCGCGGCGGGACGACGCACGACACGGCCCGCGCCGTCGCGCAGGAACGGGTGCTGGCCGCGATGCGGTTGAAGGGCCGCGCCGCGTGAGTGCGCTCGACGGCGTGGTCATCGCCGATTTCGGGCGGGTGCTGGCGGCCCCGTACGCCACGATGATGTTGGCGGACCTGGGCGCGGAGGTGGTGAAGGTCGAGCACCCGCGCGGCGACGAGACCCGGACGTGGGGTCCGCCGCACGCGCACGGCCACGCCACCTACTTCCTCTCGGTGAACCGGAACAAGCGGTCGCGGACCATCGACCTGGCCACGCCGGCGGGCGTCGCCGCCGCCCGGGAGCTGGTGCTGGGCGCGGACGTGCTGGTGGAGAACTTCCGGCCGGGCACGATGCGCCGGTTCGGCCTGGACCACGAGTCGCTGCGCGAAGTCCACAGAGGACTGGTGTACTGCTCGGTGACCGGGTTCGGGGCCGGGGCGGGCGCCGCGCTGCCCGGCTACGACCTGCTGGTGCAGGCGGTGGGCGGGCTGATGAGCGTGACCGGCGGGGACGAGCCGACCAAGGTGGGCGTGGCGCTGGTCGACGTGCTGACCGGGATGCACGCCGCGGTGGGCATCCTGGCCGCGCTGCGGCACCGGGACCGGACGGGGCTCGGCCAGCTGGTCGAGGTGGACCTGCTGTCGGTCCTGCTGTCGAGCATGGTGAACCAGAGCGCGGGCTACACGCTCGCGGGCGTGGTGCCCGGCCGGCTGGGCAACCGGCACCCGTCGATCGCCCCGTACGAGGTGTTCCCGACCGCCGACGCGCCGGTGGTGCTCGCGGTCGGCAACGACCGGCAGTTCGCCCGGCTGTGCACCGCGCTGGACCTCCCGCCGGACAACAGGTTCACCACCAACGCGCAGCGGGTGGCGCACGTCGACGCCCTGTTCGACCTGCTCGCCGCACGACTGCGCGCCCGGCCGGCCGCCGAGTGGTTCGCCGTGCTCACGCCGCTGGGCGTGCCGTGCGGGCCGGTCAACGACCTGGCGGGCGCGTTCGCGCTGGCCGAGTCGCTGGGCCTGGACCCCACCGCCGAGGTCGGCGGGATGCGGCTGCCGGCCAACCCGATCCGCCTGTCCGCCACCCCGGCCGCCTACCGGCTGCCGCCGCCGAACCTGGAGTAGCACCGTGGACCCGTTGGCACTGCTGGACATCCCGTCGTTGCTCAGCGACGAGGAGCGGGACATCCGGACGACCGTCGAGCGCTACCTGACCGAGCACGTCCGGCCGCACGTCGCCGAGTGGTTCGAGGCCGGCGCGCTGCCCCGCGAGATCGCGCGGGAGCTCGGCGGGCTGGGCGTGCTGGGGATGCACCTGGAGGGCTACGGCTGCGCGGGCACGAGCGCCACCGCGTACGGGTTGGCGTGCCTGGAACTGGAGGCCGTGGACAGCGGCATCCGCAGTTTCGTGTCGGTGCAGGGGTCGCTGTCGATGTTCTCGATCCGGCGCTACGGCTCGGAGGCGCAGCGGCAGGAGTGGTTGCCGCGGCTGGCTGCCGGCGAGGCGGTCGGCTGCTTCGGCCTGACCGAGCCGGACTTCGGCAGCAACCCGGCCGGGATGCGCACCCGGGCCGTGCGGCGGGGCGGCGACTGGGTGCTGGACGGCACGAAGACGTGGATCACCAACGGGAGCTGGGCGGACGTCGCCACGGTGTGGGCGAACACCGACGAGGGCGTGCGCGGGTTCCTGGTGCCGCGCGGGACGCCGGGGTTCACCACCCGGGACATCACCGGCAAGCTGTCGATGCGGGCGTCGGTCACCTCCGAACTGGTGCTCGACGGCGTGCGGCTGCCCGACAGCGCGCGGCTGCCCGAGGCGCGCAGCCTGGGCGCGCCGCTGTCGTGCCTCAACGAAGCCCGGTTCGGCATCGTGTTCGGCGCGGTCGGCGCGGCGCTGGACGCCTACCGCGCGGCGGCGGACTACGCGGGCACCCGGGTGCAGTTCGACAAGCCGATCGCCGGGTTCCAGCTCACCCAGCGCAAGCTCGCGTCGATGGCGCTCGCGGTCGGCACCGGCGCGCTGCTCGCGCTGCACCTGGCCCGGTTGAAGGACGCCGGGCGGCTCAAGCCCGAGCAGATCAGCGCGGGCAAGCTCAACAACGTGGAATCGGCCATCGCGGTCGCGCGGGAGGCCCGGACGATCCTCGGCGCGAACGGCATCTCGCTGGCGTACTCGCCGCTGCGGCACGCCAACAACCTGGAGTCGGTGCTGACCTACGAGGGCACGTCCGAGATCCACGCGCTCGCACTCGGTCACGCGCTGACCGGGATTCCCGCGTACCGGTGAATCCCGACTCCCGGCCGTAGCGTGTCGGGCACGCTGCGCTACAGACTGCTGGTTGGATGCCCCGGACTTTCGAGGAGGCTCCAACTGATGGCCAAGCGTTTGCCGGGCGCGGCGCTCGTCGCCGTGCTCGTCCTGACCGTGTTCACGACCCCCGCG is a window of Saccharothrix espanaensis DSM 44229 DNA encoding:
- a CDS encoding Glu/Leu/Phe/Val family dehydrogenase, whose amino-acid sequence is MTVSSDVLALMDEWGPEKVVAVSDRRSGMKGVLVIDNTARGMGKGGTRMSPTVTAAEVARLARVMTWKWAGVDLFFGGAKAGIVFDPASPDKERALRAFARALANEVPREYVLGLDMGLTERDAAVVQDELGDRGAMMGAPAALGGLPYDELGVTGFGVAEVADELMPLRGRRVAVQGFGAVGAAAVRRFAELGAQVVAVSSVRGALLDPDGLDVPKLLALRASHGDDAVVEYGPVRPLGAELLAPCDILVPAATQDVLDADLAGRLDAELVVEGANLPTSAGAQEVLAARGITVVPDFIANAGGVVAAAYGMDARYSPFPVEPSVVLEAVSRKLRANAAFIVAESAERGGTTHDTARAVAQERVLAAMRLKGRAA
- a CDS encoding CaiB/BaiF CoA transferase family protein produces the protein MSALDGVVIADFGRVLAAPYATMMLADLGAEVVKVEHPRGDETRTWGPPHAHGHATYFLSVNRNKRSRTIDLATPAGVAAARELVLGADVLVENFRPGTMRRFGLDHESLREVHRGLVYCSVTGFGAGAGAALPGYDLLVQAVGGLMSVTGGDEPTKVGVALVDVLTGMHAAVGILAALRHRDRTGLGQLVEVDLLSVLLSSMVNQSAGYTLAGVVPGRLGNRHPSIAPYEVFPTADAPVVLAVGNDRQFARLCTALDLPPDNRFTTNAQRVAHVDALFDLLAARLRARPAAEWFAVLTPLGVPCGPVNDLAGAFALAESLGLDPTAEVGGMRLPANPIRLSATPAAYRLPPPNLE
- a CDS encoding acyl-CoA dehydrogenase family protein, which encodes MDPLALLDIPSLLSDEERDIRTTVERYLTEHVRPHVAEWFEAGALPREIARELGGLGVLGMHLEGYGCAGTSATAYGLACLELEAVDSGIRSFVSVQGSLSMFSIRRYGSEAQRQEWLPRLAAGEAVGCFGLTEPDFGSNPAGMRTRAVRRGGDWVLDGTKTWITNGSWADVATVWANTDEGVRGFLVPRGTPGFTTRDITGKLSMRASVTSELVLDGVRLPDSARLPEARSLGAPLSCLNEARFGIVFGAVGAALDAYRAAADYAGTRVQFDKPIAGFQLTQRKLASMALAVGTGALLALHLARLKDAGRLKPEQISAGKLNNVESAIAVAREARTILGANGISLAYSPLRHANNLESVLTYEGTSEIHALALGHALTGIPAYR